GGATCGACAGTTTCACCACGTCGTGGCAAATCCGCCGTATTACCTTGAGAAAAGGCGTAAAAAATCCGAAGATGTGGGGCGGGAAGCGGCTTTCACGGAGGACACACCGCTTTCCCTTTGGGTGGAAGTCGCGGCGAAAAGATTACGTCCCAGAGGGGTCTTTTCCTTGATCCAAGATATCGAGCGATTGCCCGAAATTATGGCCGCCGCCTTGCCCGTTTTGGGTAGTCTGGAAGTCTTGCCGATCTCTGCGCGCGAAGGTCGTCGGCCAAGACGATTTTTGCTGCGGGCCCGCAAGGGAGGGCGTGCGGAATTTATTTTACATCCTGCGCTTGTTCTTCATATGGGGGACGCGCACTCGGTGGATCAAGATAGCTACTTGCCGGAAGTTAAATCCGTGTTGCGAGATGGCGTCGCCCTTAATTTTCCAAGCCGTTAAGTGTTTGTTAATGTTTGTGCTCTTTTCTCACAGTAGGCAAGGGTCGGCCAACGGTTGTTTAAGATGCGTGACAAAGAGTCGATCCTGTGTTTTTCTGAAGACCTAGCTAATCTTATTTAGGAGGACGACTATGAACATGAGTTCGCATTTGAATGAGCTCCGTAGAAAACATCAAACTCTTTCCACTAAAGTCGAGACGGCGCAGAAGAGCCCCTCAGCAGATGAGCTTACCATTGCAAATATGAAGAAACAGAAATTGTTGCTAAAAGAGCAGATTAACCGATTGTCCGAAGCTTAGGACGCTTCGTCAGACTCGCGAGCACTGGCGCGTGACGCCAGTGCAGCACCCGCAATGATGAGGCAGGCAGAGAGTGCCAGAGACCAACTGGCCGTTGTTACGCCAACAAATACAAGAATTGCGGTTGAAAACACGGGTGCAGCATATGAGGTGACGCCCAACAATTGGATGTCGCCTTTTTTCATGCCGAAATCCCACGTGTAAAACGCGATTCCGACAGGACCAACGCCCAGCGCAACGATGGATGCCCAAGCTATGGGATCCTGAGGCCAATAGGTCGTTTCAAACACAAGGTGGGCCAGAAGCGAGAGCAAAGACGTAAAGACGCAGAAAATTGCGACCGTCTCAGTCGGGGCCGTGCCTAAGCGTCGAGAAATAACCGAATAGCTTGCCCAAGTGACCGCACACATGAGTGCGAGGGCGTAACCAAGAATGAACTCAGACTTCAACGCCCCTCCATTCCCCACAAGGATGGCTGCCCCCGCAAACCCTAGAATCGCACCGATAATGTGGGTGGGCTTAAGGCGTTCCTCTGGAAGGAAGCCACTGAAAAGGACAATGAGAAGCGGCCAGAGATACGCGATCAATCCCGCCTCAGCAGGGGGAGCCAGTCGCAGGGCTGAAAAATACAGAAAATGATACCCAAATAGGCCAAGAGTTCCGAAGGCGTAGATTTTCCAATTTACGTGGAGCAGGGTGGAAAAACCGATACCTCGGGCGACCCAAACGAGCCCGATGATACCAGAAA
This Falsihalocynthiibacter arcticus DNA region includes the following protein-coding sequences:
- a CDS encoding tRNA1(Val) (adenine(37)-N6)-methyltransferase produces the protein MSFPQTTDDSFLGGRVTLRQPAQGYRAGPDAVLLAAAIPAISGESVLELGCGVGAVSLCLNARVSGLDLVGVEIQPDYADLARENAHGALEVVTADLSEMPLSIRDRQFHHVVANPPYYLEKRRKKSEDVGREAAFTEDTPLSLWVEVAAKRLRPRGVFSLIQDIERLPEIMAAALPVLGSLEVLPISAREGRRPRRFLLRARKGGRAEFILHPALVLHMGDAHSVDQDSYLPEVKSVLRDGVALNFPSR
- a CDS encoding YdcH family protein — protein: MNMSSHLNELRRKHQTLSTKVETAQKSPSADELTIANMKKQKLLLKEQINRLSEA
- a CDS encoding DMT family transporter, whose protein sequence is MGASAILLWSFLAVLTVGSSPIPPLQLNAMCFAISGIIGLVWVARGIGFSTLLHVNWKIYAFGTLGLFGYHFLYFSALRLAPPAEAGLIAYLWPLLIVLFSGFLPEERLKPTHIIGAILGFAGAAILVGNGGALKSEFILGYALALMCAVTWASYSVISRRLGTAPTETVAIFCVFTSLLSLLAHLVFETTYWPQDPIAWASIVALGVGPVGIAFYTWDFGMKKGDIQLLGVTSYAAPVFSTAILVFVGVTTASWSLALSACLIIAGAALASRASARESDEAS